A segment of the Leptospiraceae bacterium genome:
TTCAATTATGACTTGTCTCGTTTTTATTAAAGCTCTTACCTATTTTAGGGGAGAAAAAGAAGTTCAATTTGATGACGTTAGGCATATATTGCCATTTGTTTTTCATGATAAATTGGTACAAAATCCGGATGCTCCCTTTTTTGAACAACCAGGAAATACAGTATATCGTGTAGATAGAATCAGTTGGATACGAAAACTTTTTGATTTATCGTGTGCTGAATACGATAGATTAAGTTTGGATAAACAAGATCCTTTGGAAGACCTTGAAAAGAAATTTGCAATGGGTTTAGAAGGTGTAACGGAGAAAGAAGCAGAAGAAGAGTTACGTAAAATCGCAAGAATCATGGAAGATTGGAGTAAAAACAGAAAACTCTACGGACATGTTTTCGACGACGTATTAAAATTAAAATATCTACACCAAAGGTATTCAAATTATTTAAAATGGCTAAAGAACAAATAACTAATCCTATATTAATTGAAATATTTGAATTGAATAGAGAAAAGTTAAACTCTTTATTTAATTTTTATAAATTTACATATCCGGTCATTGAAAAGGATGTAGTATTTTATTATATCAAATTAATTATCGAACCAATGGTAGAAACATATTCTAATAGAGACAAAAATCAATTGTCCGTATTAGTGTTTTCTCTATACGAAAAATCTCTAGAATTAATTGGGAAAAATTTCTTAGGGAATTCTGGGCGTTATCCTTTCTTTGAAAATAAATTCATTCAATGCCTAGAAGATTCCAATGAAATAATATTCGAAAATCCAGATTTATATTTAAGTTCCATATCTAATGCAATTCTTAAATTAGGATCTTCTAATATAGTAAAACTTGAAACTTGGATTTCGAAATTCCGAAAACTCACGATAAAAGCGAAATCAATTCGAGAATGTCTGGAGGCAGGAGAAGTTGCGGCTTGGGTATCTGGAATGCCTCAATACCGACACAAGGCACTTGAAATCAGTTTAACTCTGGATGTTGACTTATTAGGAATTGCATTAGGAATTGCTAATATAAAAAGTATAAACCGTGAGAAATTCATTACAAAATTGAGCTCAGATTTATGGATGAGTCCAGAAAATGCACTCAAGGAAAATTCACCAAATAAAAAATTCTTACTTAAACGGGTAGGAAGTTTTACTGGTTTTGGAGGAGAATTTATTACTCCGCCAAAAGTAGAATTAATTGATCATGAATTTATAATTTCTGATTCTAAAAATTTTTATGTTTTATTCACTGATATATTTGGTTCTCATTTACAAAGAATTTCGGAAGATACTTATTTGACTTTAGCCACTAATAATAATGAAAAAGAACTTTCAAATTTTTCGATTACAAATGAGGGAAAGGTAAAATTTGGTTCAAATGAACTTGCATACAATCCGCTTTCCAATTTTTCGAGTTTTGCTGCAACAGGTAATACTCTTTGTGTTACAAGTCCCTACTCTCACGTTGTTTACGTTATAGGACTTGGATAATGGAAAAGGTAAAACCAATCTCCAAAAAAAAATCATTATTGGAATTAAAAGAAAAATGGCTTTCTGCCTGGCCTTCTGCAATTGAGACATGGAGTAAATACTTAAAAATTTCCGACCCTAAATTTTGCATTACAAAAGAGGAAGAAAACAGAGAACATTTATCATCTAGTTTTGCTATGATTCGTCTAGACGATCATGCCGTAGTCATTAGCCTTAGAATGGTAATGGAAAATGGATTAGAAAATTATCCACTAGAAATTATGTGTCATGAAATTGGTCATCATGTATATTGTCCTGCCGATCTTACTGACCATGGAAGAGTAATAGCTCGTATCCGCAGAGGATTACCAAGATATGAAATGCATGCCGCATTTATTGCAAATTTATATTCGGATTTACTCATAAATGATAAATTAAAAAGAGACTATGGATTAAATATAGATAAAGTTTATAAGAAAATAGGTCAAAATTCTAAAGATAAAATGTGGACTTTTTATATGAGGATTTACGAAATTCTTTGGGGGCTAACTAAGAATACCCTCGCAAAGGGTGAAATAGATTCTATTTTAGAAGGAGATGCTCAATTAGGAAATCGAATCATTCGAAATTTTTCAAAAGATTGGTTAAATGGAGCCGGACGATTTGCAGCACTTTGTTATCCGTATCTCATAGAAGACCAAGGCAAGGAAATGAATAAATTAATGAGTGTATGGACAGATGCGACAGACACTGGGTCAGGAGCAGATTTCCCGAGTGGATTGACAGAAATAGACGAAGGAGAACTTTCAGGAGCATTACATCCATCGTTAGATGATTTGGATAATATCGGTAAACCGAAAGAATTGAATTCTACTCAGGGCGGAACGAAGGGGCAGCATAGAGAACCATTTGAGTATGGTCAAATTTTAAAAGCTCTAGGTATGAATATGAGTGATGAGGATATTAAAATTCAATACTACAAAGAAAGATCCACACCAAATTTAATTCCATTTCCAGTAAAAGAAAACCCTGTTTCGAAAGAACCGCAGATGGAAGGGGTGGATATATGGGACGTTAGTTCTCCGATTGAAAATATTGATTGGTTTCAAACTGCTATGCGTAGCCCAATTGTTATTCCTGGTTTTACAACTGTCGAACAGACCTATGGTTTGGCGGAAGGATCCCTACCCGAAAAGGAACCAGTAGATTTGGATATTTACATTGACTGCTCTGGTTCAATGCCAAATCCAGGACATAGTGTATCTTACTTAGCGCTTGCAGGAACTATAATTACATTATCCGCTCTACGAGTTGGAGCTCGTGTTCAAGCAACACTTTGGAGTGGAGCTAAACAATTTATAACGACTAACGGTTTTATATCAGATGAAAAACAATTACTAAAAATAATTTGTGGATTTATTGGCGGAGCAACTGCATTTCCGATTCATATTTTACGAGAGACTTATTCTAATCGTAAACCAAATTCCAGAAAAGTCCATATTCTGGTTGTTTCGGACGAAGGTGTAACTACAATGTTTGACAAAGATGAAAAAGGAAATTCAGGATGGGAAATATCTGAAATGAGTCTGAAAAATTCTGGTGCTGGTGGAACTTTTGTATTAAATTTGTATGGAGATTGGACAAAAGACAAATCTTTAGTATCCGCAAATAAACAAGGATGGGATATTCATAGTGTAAACACATGGGACGCACTTGTAAAATTTGCAAGAGAATTTAGTAAAAAACAATATTCAGGAGAGTGAAATGGAAAACGGACCTGACTTATACCATTTATTACAAAGACTTCAAAATTGCCCTTCTGAGTTTCTGATGCCGCCTATTTTAGAAAATTCACCTTCAGATTACAATGGGATTATTCACACAGATGCAATAGTCAACGACTTACTTTTTGCTTTGGGACATGAAGCAGATGGAATTGAAATTCAAAAATCTTTTCGTTACACCTACACCGCGGCGAATAAAAATTATCTGCAATTGGTTTTAATTACTTCCCATCTTTTATTTGATTCATATTTTTGTTTTGCTGAAAGATTCGGGAAAAAAGTCAAAACGATTCTTATAGAAAAAATAATTGACCTCGCTGCAATCGTTGAAGCAACACAATTTGTTTTCGACTCAGAAAGACGAGAAGAATTAGTTCGCTTTTGTTTGATGAACCTTGACCTAAAACCAAGTGGGGAAACAGAAACACACGCGAATGATCGGTTAATTAGTATAAACTCCATAGAACGAAAACGTGTAATAGAAGAAAGTAAAGCGGCTCAAAAAAGGGCTCAGGAATTGAGAGAAGCATTAGCTAGAAAAGAAGCCGAAGAAGCCGCTTCAAAATGGAATAGAGAATGAATATCCCAGAAGAAATTACAGCCCGTTTACCTCTATTTACACTTGAGCATATGGATCTTTATTTAAAATTAAGAGAAAATGAAAGTGCGCCTATTTGGAATTATACGTGCGGTGATCGAATTAATAAGCAGGATCTTCACAAAATCGAGTTATTTGCCGAGCAATTACGTAATAAAAGGGAAAAAGGAAATCTAGAAATCTCTGATGAAATACTTCATTGGTTAGAAAAAATCAAAGACGATGTAATTCTATTTAAAGAAAATACAAAAGGGTTATCGATTCGGAATGAATTTTCCAAAATTAAATGTATGAAAAGGGAGGATATAGCTAAATCATTAGAGAAAGTTGTTCCTTTAAGTATTTCTCTAGATCGATTAATAGTGAATTCAACTTCTGGAACTTCTGGTCATCCAATTATTACTCCAAATCATCCTGCGGCAATAGGCTGTTATACTCCATTATTATTATTTTCTTTAAGTAGACATGGTGTAGAACCAATCTTTACAAGAAACAATGTTGGTTGTATGTTAATTTGCTCCCAAAAAGAAACTGCCGTTTATTCGACAGTTGTTCCAATGTTAAATGGAACTGGATTTGCGAAAATAAATTTGGATTTAAGTTCCTGGAGACAAGAAAAAGATCGGATTCAATACATAGAAGAATTTAATCCTGAGTTTTTGACTGGTGATCCTTTTTCTTTTTCTGAACTTCTCAAATTAGATATAAAATATAAACCGAAAGCCCTCGTATCGACTTCCATGAATTTAAATTCATATTTAAGAGAGGAACTTATAAAAAAATTTAATACAAAAGTAATAGATTATTATTCATTAAATGAAACAGGACCTCTAGCTTATTCTTGTCCTCATAATCCAGAGGAATTTCACATACTACCAACAGATATATTTTTAGAAATTACCGACGACACAGGAAATCCATTACCGGAAAATACGTCAGGTGAAATCACAGTAACAGGAGGACGTAATCCTTATATTCCTTTACTTCGTTATAAAACTGGAGATAGAGCAAAACTTAAGTTAGATAAATGTAATTGTGGTGACCCAATGCCTCGTTTATACGATATGGAAACAAGAGAATTAGTTTTATTCTATAATAAAAATAGGAAACTAGTTAATCCAATTGATATAACTCGCATAATAAAAAATTACCCTATTCTACAATATGAGTTTAAGCAGAATAAAGATTTAAGTTGTGTGATATCAATTCATAAATTATATGATTTTTCCAAGCTACAAGAGCAAAATTTTCGAAAAGAGATAAATACGTTATTTGATAATAGTATTGACTTAGAAATAAATTTTCAACTAAATACGAATGGTTTAAAATCAATTCCTTATATAAGTGAGTCCTAATATGTTTTTATTTCTTGCAACAGCCATTTTACTTTATTTAGAACCGAATCCGTGTGATAAAATTACCGCACCCCAAAAAGGAGAAATTTGGAAATTTGATTTTGTTTGGCATTACTCACCTCTTAAACTTCGGAATAATTCTATCTGTGGAAATGATATTCAAGAATATTTCTATATAAGACAAAAAGATCGAGCAAGTTACATTGCAATGAAAAAAGTCAAAATTACTAAAGAAAGTAGCTGTAGAAATAACGCACTCTTTAACGGAAAACAAAAATTATTCCGAGGAATGTTACAGTCAGTAAAAGAGGATAATACTAATTTATCTTCAATTCGTGAAAAGGAAATATTAACTGAAATAGCCTTATTGAACGATAAAATCGAACATGCAGGAACTTATGATTGTTCTCCACTGAATACAAAAAATGTTACTGATCCTGATGTAATGTGGGAGGAATGTGAATGTATACTGTACGGATTTTACCCGCAAGGCAAACTTGGCCTTTTAGAGAGAGTTGACAAAAAAATCAATTCTATACAATGATTTCACAAACTAATTTTAGGACTTTACTTTGCTAAAAAATTTTATTATTACAAAACCAAACCCAAGTATAATCTCTGAGCTAAAAACCGAGATTGATAACAAAACTAAACCACTCGGTTCCCTAGGTCGGCTAGAAGACATTGCAATGCAAATAGGTTTAATACAAGAAACCACTACTCCTAAATTCAATAAACCGACTATCGCTGTTTTTGCAGGAGATCATGGAATTGCAAAGGAAGGGATTAGCCCGTATCCGCAGGAAGTCACCTTTCAAATGGTAATGAATTTCATTCGAGGGGGAGCGGCTATTAATGTATTTTGTGATGAAAATAATTTGAACTTGAGAGTGATTGATGCAGGAGTAAATTTTGACTTTGAAGGATTAGAAGGATTAACACATGCAAAAATAGGTTTCGGAACAAAGAGTTTTTTAAAGGAACCTGCCATGACCAAAGAAGAATGTATGTTAGCAATCGAACGAGGCGCAAAAATTGTTGATCAAATATTTGATCATGGTTCGAATTGTATTGGATTTGGTGAAATGGGTATCGGCAACACAGCAGTATCCTCAATGTTAGTAAGTAAATTTTTAAATCTACCAATTGAAAATTGTGTAGGAAGAGGCACAGGGTCTAACGATGAACAGTTAATAAAAAAGAAAGAATTGTTAAAGAAAGCTAGCGCACTTCATGTTTGCAACGATGCATTTTCTATTTTGCAAAATTATGGTGGATATGAAATTGCTATGATCGTAGGCGGGATACTCCAAGCTGCCGAAAATAAAATGGTTATTTTGATTGATGGATTTATCGTAACAACAGCTCTTCTTTTTGCAAAAAGTTTCTATAAAGAAGTATTAAATTATTGTATATTTAGTCATGTTTCTGGTGAAAAAGCTCATGAAATGATTTTAGGTCATTTGGGCGGTAAACCGATATTAAACCTAGGAATGCGTTTGGGAGAAGGAACTGGGGCGGCAATGGTTTACCCGATTCTTACAAATTCAATTCGTTTTTTAAATGATATGGCTTCTTTTGAAGAATCAGGAGTAAAAAATAGAATATGAGAAAAGAATTAGAATTATTTTTTACGGCACTTATGTTTTTCACAAGGCTTCCCGTTCCAGATATAGAATATTCTCAAGAAAAACTAAATTCTTCTTCGCGTTATTTCCCTTTAGTAGGAATATTAGTCGGTGCGTTAAGTGCTACAGTCTTTATGTTTTCCAGTTTAATATTTTCAATTCATATTTCTGTTTTACTCTCTATGATAACTTCCATATTAATTACGGGAGCATTCCATGAAGACGGATTCGCAGATACTTGCGATGGATTTGGTGGTGGATATACAAAAGAAAAAATATTGGAAATAATGAAAGACTCTCGAATAGGAGCTTTCGGAGCAATAGGTATTATCCTCTTACTTATTTTGAAGTTTTTTATCCTATCAGAAACAAAATCTATGATGATCCCAATTGTAATTGTAAGTGGTCATTCAATTAGTAGATTAATTTCAATTAGCCTCCTATATACAATGGTATATGTTAAGGAAGAAGGAAAAGCCAAACCTCTTTCTACTGCATTACCACTAATGTCCTTATTAATTGCTTGTTTTTTTGGACTTTTGCCATTACTTCTATTTAAAAAAGTTTTAGTACTATTAGTTTTAATTCCTCTATTATTAACTAGATGGTATTTATCTTATTACTTTAAAAAATATATAGGCGGTTACACAGGTGATTGCCTCGGTGCCGCTCAACAAGTAAGTGAAATTGTATTTTATATATTTATTTTTTTATTTCTTCAATGGAAATTTATTTAATTCGGCATACAAAAGTAGATGTTCCAGCGAACACTTGTTATGGACAATCTGATGTTTCACTCGCTGACAGTTTCGAAGAAGAGACAAATGCTATTTTAAAAAAAATTTCTAGTTCAAATAACTTTATTCTTTATTCAAGTCCACTAATTCGATGTAAGTCTTTGGCGAATAAAATTTCTGGATCACAAATCAATTTAGATTCAAGACTTATGGAATTGAATTTTGGAGATTGGGAATTAAAAACTTGGGATGAAATCGGAAAAGTTCAATTTGATATATGGCATTCGAATTTTGTTTATAATAAAGTTCCAAATGGAGAATCTTATTTCGAATTGTTTGAACGTGTTGTGGCATTTTGGGAAGAAATAATTCTTAAAAAGGAAAATTTTATATTAATTACTCACGGCGGAGTAATTCGAGCTTTACTCGCTTACATTCTTGGTTTACCACTTGAAAATTCTTTTCGTCTAAAAATTGATTATGGTCGGATAACAAAAATTACTCTTTCTGATACTTTTTATACAATTGAATACATTGGTGTATAACCTTAAACGTTTCTCCCTGCATCTCTTTCGCTATTCTTCAAGCCCATTGTTTCTATCACAACAATAGGTCGAAACATAATGGTATGTTTTCCACCCAAAGCTTATTCGCTCTCCGTAAAACATGCGGTACCGCATTGATACATTAGACAGGCTCAGCACAAGATTCATTCATTAGCATTTTCTAATATTCTGACCTTTGTTTTAAATAGCATATTTTTTTTGCATAATATCAGTTAGTAACTGACCTTACGCAAAATAGGAAATTTACGAAAATGAAGTCTAATTTAAGAATATTAGATAAAGCTAATGAATTAATGAATAAGCAGGTTTGGGCGGTAGCCCAAGTCGCCGACAGGCTCTCTACCTCTCACCTCAACGCGCTTGCGCGTAAGGTGAGTTAGTAATTGCGGAAATTAAAAAATAATAGGTTGAAATTATTCAGGAATAATTCGAGTGTAGGAAGTATGGAATTCCATTTCAAAATAATTAGGTATATAAAAATACAAATAATCCTATTAGTTTTACTTTTTCCTTTCACTGTCTTTTCTTGGGATGGACAGTTTTCTGAAAAACCACAGTATGTAACCTACAAATTTCCGGATGATCGGCTTCCAAGACATCCATTTACAAGGTTTCCACACACAGGAATTATGATTAGTTCTCATTGTGTCTATACTTCCGGAAAAGTAAAAAAAGGAAGAGAATGTAAAGCATGGAAACCTTATGATTATATCCTAAGTGGGAAGTTAGTTGCAATGATACGGGAAAAAGGTTTTTTTAGTGAAGGCGATTCTCCAAAACAAATAGCTCAACTCGTATGCAGTGAATCAGGTGGCACCATTGAAACTGAGGCTAACGAATACAATCCCAATGGGCGTGAAACGGAACTTGAGGATTTCTGTTCCTATAAAGATGGAAGTATGACTTCGTTTAATTTTATACTTCTTTATATTTCGAAAAAAAGTCCAAACATCCGAACAGAAATGGAAAAAATCAAACAAGAAAGAAAAAAGATTCTTTTAAATAAACCTGTTAACTGATTACGTCCTTTTCTATTCTTTCTTTAATTTTATTGGCTCCTTTATTTTCTGGGTCAATTATTAGAATTCTATTAATTAATTTTCCAGAACGCGGATAATTTTTTGTGTATGCATACATATCAGCTAAATGCGTCAGATAACGTACGTTATGTGGATCGCGTAACTTCAATCTTTCCGCTAACTCTATAGCTTCTTCGAACTCATGGTTCATTTTTAAACAAACAGAGGCTTTATATAACATACTAGAATCCATTTCATTTTTTTCTAAAAATTCTTTGCAAATATTTGCCGCTTCTTTATAATTTCTATTCTTCATATATGCTTTTATTAAATATTTTGCAACTTCTTTCCGATTTTTATTGTCTTCATAGGAGCTTTTAAGTAAAGAAATCGCATCCTGAATTTTTTGTTTGCCTATAAGTGCGCGTGCATTACGAATAGTATCCTCTATAAATTCGATATCATCTTGATCTATTTCCTCTTCGTTTTCTGGGTAACTAATTGATAATAGTGAAAAATCATCCATTAATTCAAAAGTATTTGTAATTAAATTGAAAATAGCGCTTAAGTCACCCTTAGCCTCTTCCACTCTTTTTAAAAATAAACTTTCGTCCTCATTAATAACTCTTGTATTTTCCTTAACGTTACGCGACAGAACTAAATCATCTTTACCGTCAGATCCAATAATTAAAAAATCTCCTGCCATCATTTGGAAAGTAGAAATAAATAATTCACTTTCAAGTCCACTCGTGCCTAATTTTCTAAAATTCATGTCATGTTCGATAAAATCAGCCTTACCGTCACGGTATAAAATGACCCAAGGGTGTTCTGCATTGATAAAATAAACTAATCCTGATCTTTCGTCCACCAACCCAAAAACTAATGAAATAAGCATAGACCCATCAAAACTTTCAAATATTTTATGCATTTCTTTAAAAGCATTTTTAATCCAAATTTCCGGCGGAACCTCAGAGTGGATAGAATAAGATAAAGTTCTCTGTATTATTGATTGAAATACTGCGCCTAATACAAGTATGCCGCCTGCTCCTTGCATTGATTTGCCCATCGCATCTGCATTCAAAAAAGTAATATATTCTCTGCCTTTTAGTTTAATTTGATGAGTTATACAAATATCTCCACCAATATCATGAGAATGAGTTTTAAATTTGAATTCCTTCTTTTGTTTAACAAAAAAATCTACCTTAATCTTAGAACCTTCTACCTTATTTACACCAAGTGGTTTTAGTAAAAGGGTCGTCAAAAAATAATCACCATCTTGCTGAGTTTTTAATTTTTCTACCTGATTTAACGATAGTTGCAACTCTTTAGTCCTTTCTTCTATTTTTTCTTCTAAATGTTCTGCATAATCTTCTAATTTTAATTTTGAATCTTTAATAGATTTTACCATACTATTAAAAGAATTAGATAGGAATCCTATTTCATCTTGGACTTTAACGGGAATGGTAATGTCTAAATTTCCTTTTTTTACTTTTCTTAAACCTTCAAGTAGGGCATTTAGTGGATTAATAAGCGTACCCGATAGAAATATAGGAGTGCCAATGACCACTAAAATTAGTGCAAAAAATAAAATATAAATTAATTTCAAACCAATTCCGTGTATAAACTTTCTATAATCAGTATAAGAATATCCCAACTCGTAGACTTTGTTTTTTTCGAAATCAATGTAGTGAAATATTACATAGTGATTTTTTTGATCTATATTTTTTCGATATTTTCGATTGTTAGCCTCTTGCATTGGTAAGAGAAAATTTAATACTTCTTGTTTTAATTCTAATCCTTCTTTGTCAGTAACATTGATATGTTTTTGAATTGCTTCTTTAAAAGGTAAAAAATCTCCTTTCTCCTTATTTAAAAATTCTTGTATACTTTTTTTAAATTGAGCATTAGCCATTTGCTCCACTTTATTGTACCGATAAAAAATATATCGATCCTTTGATTGTATAAATTGATTTACACTTACATTTGCTTTTTCTGGATCAAATTCCATACTGTCTATATGAGTCTGAATTAAACCGTAATAACCGCCCATGTATTCATTGTCTTTTACTTTTAAGTTTTCTAAAACTAGTCTCAATTCAAGTATAGACGCTTCTTTAGATTTATTAAATGTCTCATAAATTATTGTATTAATTAGGTCATATTTAAATTGTATCGGCAATTCTATATTATCCACATTGTGGGTAAATTGGGATATATCCTTTTCGGGATCGTATTCGATAATATATTTTAAATCTTCCGATTTACGATTTGCTTCCATCGCAAGTATAGTTTTATTATTATGGAGCAAATTGTATGTATTCTCCATTTCCTGCATAATCATAAAACTAAAAATATTGTAAACAATCATAAAACTAACAAAACTTACTCCAACAATTTTGAACATAAATGTAGTTTTATCTGTAGTTTTGTTTATATAAGCTACAATAACTATAAATAGCCCAATCAATGTCAAAAGGCAAAATACAGTTATATAAAATGTTCTGGAAACTAGGCCAATTTTATTTAAAATATTTGCAACAGAGGGAATGAACAGAGTTATAAACATCCCAATTCCAATGAATAACAGTGTTACTTTTTCACTAGACTTCGTGATAATAATTTTCCATATAGCAGCAAGGGTAACGACAAGAATATTAAGTAAAATTACTCCACCGTATACTTTAAGAGCAAATGGTGCATCAACTTCAAAATAATGTCCTGCAAAATCATAGTTTACGGAAGCGCCTATCGATTCCCAAATTAGAAGCAAATCTACCATCAGAAATGCAAAACTCTGCACATAAAGAAATCCTTTCGCTAATTTTGGGTGCGTATTATTAGGAAAATGAAAAAATATTTGTACACATATTAGATGGTTTAATGTAATAGATACTAGAAGATAGACTCTAATCCATTTTGCAGGAAAATAAATTCCTTGAACTAATACATAACCAAAAGAAAGCATAGCGGCTGTAAAAAAAAATCCGATTAAATATTTAGTTGGAGTTGATTTAGAAGGTAAAAGAGATAAAAATAAAGCAATCAGGAAAGTCATAAAAAATCCGGTTATCATTCCGATTGTATAATAATTTAAAAAAATATTTTGAAATAAATCCACTTTGCCCTCCGAAATTAAAACAATGGGTAAGATTAAGAATATTTTTCATTCTGTAAACCTAAAACTTTTTTTCAGCGCATTAAAAGTATTGCAAAAGACAAGAAGTTAATAAATTATTGCATTATATCGAAGAAACTAATATATTTCTAGAGTATTCCTTGTGCTTTTGGCTTCCCATATTAAATGTATATAACACGATATCTTATCAAAAATCTATGTTTGCATTCAATAGGTTGCTTATCGCGGATAATCGCTGAAAGGTCAATTAAGCCTATCAGGATTCGTGTGCATAATTGGTGAAAAAATTTTAAGTGAATTACAGCGGGCGTGCTACAAGATACAGTCAATGGATTATTTGTCTGTCAAAGTCAAAGTTATTAATTTATATAGTATTTAGAAATACGGTAAACATTTGAATTTCTAAACTGGAGCAATTAGAATGCGGCGATATCGAAATTTAACTTTATTTATTTTACTTATTACAGCCATTGCCTGTTCAGAAAAAAATCCTCATCAGTTTAGTAAGGGATTAATGCCTATATACCACACAGAAAAATTGG
Coding sequences within it:
- a CDS encoding adenosylcobinamide-GDP ribazoletransferase, which gives rise to MRKELELFFTALMFFTRLPVPDIEYSQEKLNSSSRYFPLVGILVGALSATVFMFSSLIFSIHISVLLSMITSILITGAFHEDGFADTCDGFGGGYTKEKILEIMKDSRIGAFGAIGIILLLILKFFILSETKSMMIPIVIVSGHSISRLISISLLYTMVYVKEEGKAKPLSTALPLMSLLIACFFGLLPLLLFKKVLVLLVLIPLLLTRWYLSYYFKKYIGGYTGDCLGAAQQVSEIVFYIFIFLFLQWKFI
- the cobT gene encoding nicotinate-nucleotide--dimethylbenzimidazole phosphoribosyltransferase translates to MLKNFIITKPNPSIISELKTEIDNKTKPLGSLGRLEDIAMQIGLIQETTTPKFNKPTIAVFAGDHGIAKEGISPYPQEVTFQMVMNFIRGGAAINVFCDENNLNLRVIDAGVNFDFEGLEGLTHAKIGFGTKSFLKEPAMTKEECMLAIERGAKIVDQIFDHGSNCIGFGEMGIGNTAVSSMLVSKFLNLPIENCVGRGTGSNDEQLIKKKELLKKASALHVCNDAFSILQNYGGYEIAMIVGGILQAAENKMVILIDGFIVTTALLFAKSFYKEVLNYCIFSHVSGEKAHEMILGHLGGKPILNLGMRLGEGTGAAMVYPILTNSIRFLNDMASFEESGVKNRI
- the cobC gene encoding alpha-ribazole phosphatase — protein: MEIYLIRHTKVDVPANTCYGQSDVSLADSFEEETNAILKKISSSNNFILYSSPLIRCKSLANKISGSQINLDSRLMELNFGDWELKTWDEIGKVQFDIWHSNFVYNKVPNGESYFELFERVVAFWEEIILKKENFILITHGGVIRALLAYILGLPLENSFRLKIDYGRITKITLSDTFYTIEYIGV
- a CDS encoding SpoIIE family protein phosphatase, which codes for MDLFQNIFLNYYTIGMITGFFMTFLIALFLSLLPSKSTPTKYLIGFFFTAAMLSFGYVLVQGIYFPAKWIRVYLLVSITLNHLICVQIFFHFPNNTHPKLAKGFLYVQSFAFLMVDLLLIWESIGASVNYDFAGHYFEVDAPFALKVYGGVILLNILVVTLAAIWKIIITKSSEKVTLLFIGIGMFITLFIPSVANILNKIGLVSRTFYITVFCLLTLIGLFIVIVAYINKTTDKTTFMFKIVGVSFVSFMIVYNIFSFMIMQEMENTYNLLHNNKTILAMEANRKSEDLKYIIEYDPEKDISQFTHNVDNIELPIQFKYDLINTIIYETFNKSKEASILELRLVLENLKVKDNEYMGGYYGLIQTHIDSMEFDPEKANVSVNQFIQSKDRYIFYRYNKVEQMANAQFKKSIQEFLNKEKGDFLPFKEAIQKHINVTDKEGLELKQEVLNFLLPMQEANNRKYRKNIDQKNHYVIFHYIDFEKNKVYELGYSYTDYRKFIHGIGLKLIYILFFALILVVIGTPIFLSGTLINPLNALLEGLRKVKKGNLDITIPVKVQDEIGFLSNSFNSMVKSIKDSKLKLEDYAEHLEEKIEERTKELQLSLNQVEKLKTQQDGDYFLTTLLLKPLGVNKVEGSKIKVDFFVKQKKEFKFKTHSHDIGGDICITHQIKLKGREYITFLNADAMGKSMQGAGGILVLGAVFQSIIQRTLSYSIHSEVPPEIWIKNAFKEMHKIFESFDGSMLISLVFGLVDERSGLVYFINAEHPWVILYRDGKADFIEHDMNFRKLGTSGLESELFISTFQMMAGDFLIIGSDGKDDLVLSRNVKENTRVINEDESLFLKRVEEAKGDLSAIFNLITNTFELMDDFSLLSISYPENEEEIDQDDIEFIEDTIRNARALIGKQKIQDAISLLKSSYEDNKNRKEVAKYLIKAYMKNRNYKEAANICKEFLEKNEMDSSMLYKASVCLKMNHEFEEAIELAERLKLRDPHNVRYLTHLADMYAYTKNYPRSGKLINRILIIDPENKGANKIKERIEKDVIS
- a CDS encoding VWA domain-containing protein, producing MEKVKPISKKKSLLELKEKWLSAWPSAIETWSKYLKISDPKFCITKEEENREHLSSSFAMIRLDDHAVVISLRMVMENGLENYPLEIMCHEIGHHVYCPADLTDHGRVIARIRRGLPRYEMHAAFIANLYSDLLINDKLKRDYGLNIDKVYKKIGQNSKDKMWTFYMRIYEILWGLTKNTLAKGEIDSILEGDAQLGNRIIRNFSKDWLNGAGRFAALCYPYLIEDQGKEMNKLMSVWTDATDTGSGADFPSGLTEIDEGELSGALHPSLDDLDNIGKPKELNSTQGGTKGQHREPFEYGQILKALGMNMSDEDIKIQYYKERSTPNLIPFPVKENPVSKEPQMEGVDIWDVSSPIENIDWFQTAMRSPIVIPGFTTVEQTYGLAEGSLPEKEPVDLDIYIDCSGSMPNPGHSVSYLALAGTIITLSALRVGARVQATLWSGAKQFITTNGFISDEKQLLKIICGFIGGATAFPIHILRETYSNRKPNSRKVHILVVSDEGVTTMFDKDEKGNSGWEISEMSLKNSGAGGTFVLNLYGDWTKDKSLVSANKQGWDIHSVNTWDALVKFAREFSKKQYSGE
- a CDS encoding phenylacetate--CoA ligase family protein, translating into MNIPEEITARLPLFTLEHMDLYLKLRENESAPIWNYTCGDRINKQDLHKIELFAEQLRNKREKGNLEISDEILHWLEKIKDDVILFKENTKGLSIRNEFSKIKCMKREDIAKSLEKVVPLSISLDRLIVNSTSGTSGHPIITPNHPAAIGCYTPLLLFSLSRHGVEPIFTRNNVGCMLICSQKETAVYSTVVPMLNGTGFAKINLDLSSWRQEKDRIQYIEEFNPEFLTGDPFSFSELLKLDIKYKPKALVSTSMNLNSYLREELIKKFNTKVIDYYSLNETGPLAYSCPHNPEEFHILPTDIFLEITDDTGNPLPENTSGEITVTGGRNPYIPLLRYKTGDRAKLKLDKCNCGDPMPRLYDMETRELVLFYNKNRKLVNPIDITRIIKNYPILQYEFKQNKDLSCVISIHKLYDFSKLQEQNFRKEINTLFDNSIDLEINFQLNTNGLKSIPYISES